A window of Haloarcula sp. DT43 genomic DNA:
CCGGACGGCACGTACCGGGCCGAAGACGTCCTCGAAGGCGACGGCGTGACCGACGCCGACGTCCCGATAGCGGCGACCGTCACCGTCGACGGGGCCTCGATAGCGGTCGACTTCGACGGGACCGCCGACCAGGTGGCGGGCAACCTGAACGCGCCGCTGTCCGTGGCCAAGAGCGCGGTCTACTTCGTCGTCCGGGCAATCACGGACCCGGAGATTCCGCCGAACCACGGCTGTTACGAGCCGGTGTCCGTCTCCGCACCCGAGGGGTCGGTGCTCAACCCGAACCCGCCGGCCGCGGTCGTCGGCGGCAACGTAGAGACGAGCCAGCGGGTCATGGACGTCACGCTGGCGGCGCTGGCCGTCGCCGCCCCGGACGAGGTGCCCGCCGGCGGACAGGGGACGATGAACAACCTCATCATCGGCGACCGCGCCGGCGAGTTCACCTACTACGAGACCATCGGCGGCGGGTTCGGGGCCCGACCCGGGAAAGACGGGATGGACGGCGTACAGGTCGGCATGACGAACACGCTCAACACGCCCGTCGAAGCGATGGAGACGGAGTACCCGCTCCGGGTCGAGCGGTACGCGCTGCGGCCGTCCAGCGGCGGCGATGGCCGACATCGCGGCGGACTTGGCCTGGAACGGACCGTCACCGTCGAGACCGACGCCACCGTCTCGCTGCTGACCGAGCGTCGGCGGACGGCCCCGGCGGGAATCGACGGCGGCGAGGACGGCGCGACGGGGGCGAACCTGGTCGACGGCGAGCCGGTCCCGGCGAAGGCGTCCGTCGACGTCGCAGCCGGGACGACCGTCTCCGTGCTGACGCCCGGTGGCGGCGGCCACGGCGACCCGGCGGACCGCGACCCGGACGCGAGAGCGCGGGACCGCCGCGACGGGAAGGTCGACGACCGCTGAGCGGCGGCGGTCGCTCGAACTTTGAAATAGCTACCGCTGGAAGGTCCCGCATGAGAGTTTCCATCGTCGGCGGGGGGTTCGCCGGGCTAGCCGCAGCGCAGTTGGCCGAGAGGGCCACCGCCGACGTCCAACTCTACGACGAAGGGTCGTACAGCGGACCGCGGCGGGGTGCCTGGGGAGAGATGGTCTGGGACTACTCGAAGCTGCCCGTAGAGCGGGACGTGCCAGGGTACGTCAGAGAAGCGACGACGGGCATCTTCGTCGGTTCGGAGGGGAAAACCACGGTGAACGTCCCCGACGGCGTGATACTGAACCGGGGAGAGCTGGAGAAACACTGGGCCAGAACGCTCGACAGAACGGAAATCGTGGAAAACGCGGCCGTCAACGAGGCGGCGTTCCGGCAGCTGGCGGCGGAGTCGGACCTGCTGGTAGACGCCACCGGCCAGTTCCCGATATCCCAACAGTTCACCGACCTGTCCTACGACGTGGCGTGTCCGACCCTGAGCGGGCGGATTGAGGCCGACTTCTCCCATCTGTACCCGGAGCCGAGGGCGCTCGCGTACGAGAACTACTTCCTGTGGATTGTGCCCCAGTCGCCCGAGGAGGCGACTGTCGGCCTCGGCTGTCGGGCGGACAGGTCCGCCGACGAACTGTACGCGGACATGCGGACCTTGCTCACGGAGATAGACGTCGAACCACCGGAGCGAGGGACGCTTTACAGCGGAACTGACGTCTCGAACGGCCTGCGGAGCCTGGCGGACTGTTCGTACGAACTGAACGGCTGTACGGTCCACGTCGCGGGCGACGCCATCGGCGTGGCGAACCGCCTGACGGGGTTCGGGATGATACACGCGGCACAGTCCGGCCGAGCGGCCGTGGGTGCCTTCTTCGGAGCGGAGTCGTACAGACGCAGACTGCTCTGTCAGAACTTCTGGCCGAAGGCGGTCACCGGCGCGCTCGCCCCCGTCCACGACACTATCGGATTGGAAGGCATCGCTCGGTTGGCAACGTCGGACATCGAGTACCAGGAGAGCTTCGAGCCACAGGGGCCGAGCGACATCGTCAGCGCCGTCCGAGCCTTCCTGTAGCTGTTCACGCGAGAGTGATTACCGGTTTCGACACGGCGATGTCGGAGGCGTCCACCACGGTGCGGACTGCCACCAGGACAGCCGGACGCTCACAGTAATCGGGTCGTCGGGCGGTTCAGATGTGAGGAGAGGAAGAGCAATCCGCGCCAGCGAACTGGTGGGCTTACGGGAAATTGCGACGGAGGCCAGCTATCGTAGCTGACTATTTAGTGTAGTTCTTTAATATTGTCGTTTAGTATAGCTATTCAGTATAGCTGGCCGACATAGCCAGATGGCTTAGCTACAAAGAGTAGCCAATTGAGGTAACAGTACAGTATAGTCAACAGAGATAGCCAGAGGGGCTGTCTGCATCGTTTCACTGGCGTGGTCAGCCACACGGACTGGCGAGAAGGGGGAGCCAGCCGGCACAGCTACCGGGCATAGTTGGCAGAGACGGTCAAGAAGAGCAGAACCGGACAGGCCGTAAGCGAATCCAGTAGCGGCGTCAGCGGGGGGCGGTCTGGTCCCAGTCGTACCCCCACTCGCGTAGCTTCTCGGCGACGAGGGCCGGGTTGTCCATGGCGACGACGAGGGCGGCCTCCAGTGCGTCGGTCTTGTACACGTCCTCGCCGACTTCGTCTTCCAGGGTCCGGAGGAAGGTCGACTCCCGCTCCTCGACCTCGGGTCGGATGAATATCGGCCGCTGCTTGCGGTCCTGCTTGACCGAGTCACGGCGGAACTTGTACGGGATGTCGGGGTGGGTCGTCCGCTCTGTGTCGGTGGGCGACGGGTCGGTGGCCGCCGGCTCGTCGTCCCCGGCGTCCGATTCTGGCTCCGAGTCCGTCTCGGCGAAGGGGTCGTCGCCGGAGCCGGACTTCATGCCGTCGCCTCCTGTTCGCGAGTCCGGCGGAGATGCGCGGCCAGTTCTTCGAACTGCTCCAGCGTTTCGAGTTCGTAGTCGCGTTCCCGGCTTCGGTGGTCTTCGATATATTTGAACGCCGAGCACTGTTTGCGCCAGCACCCCTCCAACAGCGACGTCCGCTCGCGGAACACGACCGGGATGTCGTACGACTCGGCCCGGAGCCGTTTGAGCATCTCTTCCTGGTCGTTCGTGCCCTTGAACCGGTTCGGCACCGCGGCCAACACGCCCACGTTGATGTCGAGCGTCTCCTCAAGGCCGGTGACGAGGTCCGCCAGGCCCTCGACGGACTGCTGGCCTTTCCCGCTGGGCTCGAACGGGATGACGAG
This region includes:
- a CDS encoding hydantoinase B/oxoprolinase family protein, whose protein sequence is MTDGEPAGGSDIDPVTLEILRNQLESVATEMGHVLIRGAYSPNIKERQDCSTALFDASGRMVAQAEHIPVHLGAMPDAVDAVLGKDPKPGDVFIVNDPFVGGTHLPDITLVSTIAPDDEVIGYAVSRAHHADVGGRSPGSMPPGAREIYEEGLRLPAVRLVDGGEPNEAVHDLIRANVRTPDEREADLRAQRAANARAEERVGELLEEHGSTLLDAFDAVIDYSRERVEAELDSLPDGTYRAEDVLEGDGVTDADVPIAATVTVDGASIAVDFDGTADQVAGNLNAPLSVAKSAVYFVVRAITDPEIPPNHGCYEPVSVSAPEGSVLNPNPPAAVVGGNVETSQRVMDVTLAALAVAAPDEVPAGGQGTMNNLIIGDRAGEFTYYETIGGGFGARPGKDGMDGVQVGMTNTLNTPVEAMETEYPLRVERYALRPSSGGDGRHRGGLGLERTVTVETDATVSLLTERRRTAPAGIDGGEDGATGANLVDGEPVPAKASVDVAAGTTVSVLTPGGGGHGDPADRDPDARARDRRDGKVDDR
- a CDS encoding NAD(P)-binding protein — translated: MRVSIVGGGFAGLAAAQLAERATADVQLYDEGSYSGPRRGAWGEMVWDYSKLPVERDVPGYVREATTGIFVGSEGKTTVNVPDGVILNRGELEKHWARTLDRTEIVENAAVNEAAFRQLAAESDLLVDATGQFPISQQFTDLSYDVACPTLSGRIEADFSHLYPEPRALAYENYFLWIVPQSPEEATVGLGCRADRSADELYADMRTLLTEIDVEPPERGTLYSGTDVSNGLRSLADCSYELNGCTVHVAGDAIGVANRLTGFGMIHAAQSGRAAVGAFFGAESYRRRLLCQNFWPKAVTGALAPVHDTIGLEGIARLATSDIEYQESFEPQGPSDIVSAVRAFL